The Plodia interpunctella isolate USDA-ARS_2022_Savannah chromosome 11, ilPloInte3.2, whole genome shotgun sequence genome includes a window with the following:
- the LOC128673705 gene encoding alpha-1,4-N-acetylglucosaminyltransferase-like isoform X2 produces the protein MYFYDKMFILFIIFIFINLFLFTLLLFTKRVTKRLPRLQSTDNNIVENESAIYFNKISSGEQTTNSIGVILTREQSTNSIHFDKSSSIRQSMKSTHYPDIISRRKFANSIYFHETSTRGQLTVRQACCIESCARMNPKLEINVIFSLQFDPDYEIHKLLSQIGNIIFLSVNISSYVKGTPMEDFDTSILQKSEWPMHVTSDALRYLTLYKRGGIYLDLDVMSIKPLEVLGVNWAAMEDNYFVNSAAMAFAKDYVGRHVAKKAVRNFVEAFNVSDFSNNGPGVITRVLIELCGSYLTQRNCQGNCPYWHIRAKSHF, from the exons atgtatttttatgacaaaatgtttatcctttttataatttttatttttatcaatttatttttatttacattactatTATTCACCAAACGTGTAACAAAAAGGCTCCCAAGGTTACAATCGACAGACAACAATATAGTTGAAAACGAAAGCgccatatattttaacaaaatatcttCGGGAGAACAAACTACAAACTCCATTGGCGTAATATTAACAAGAGAACAATCAACAAACTCGatacattttgataaatcatcatcaataaGACAATCAATGAAATCCACACATTATCCCGatataatttcaagaagaaaATTTGCAAATTCCATATATTTTCACGAAACATCAACAAGGGGACAGTTAACAGTTCGCCAGGCTTGTTGCATAGAATCCTGCGCAAGAATGAATccaaaattagaaataaacgTGATATTTTCGTTACAATTCGATCCTGATTACGAAATCCATAAACTTTTAAGTCAGattggaaatattatattcttgaGTGTTAATATTTCTAGTTACGTGAAAGGGACTCCAATGGAAGATTTTGACACGAGTATTCTACAGAAATCCGAATGGCCAATGCACGTAACGTCTGATGCATTGAGATATCTAACTTTGTATAAACGCGGAGggatttatttagatttgGATGTGATGTCGATCAAGCCATTGGAAGTTCTTGGTGTGAATTGGGCTGCGATGgaagataattattttgttaattcgGCGGCAATGGCATTTGCAAAAGATTATGTAGGAAGACACGTGGCAAAGAAAGCTGTAAG GAATTTTGTTGAGGCGTTTAATGTGAGcgatttttctaataatggTCCAGGAGTGATTACCAGGGTGCTTATAGAGCTATGTGGGAGTTATCTCACACAACGTAACTGTCAAG gaaATTGCCCATATTGGCACATTCGCGCCAAATCGCACTTCTGA
- the LOC128673706 gene encoding lactosylceramide 4-alpha-galactosyltransferase-like, translating to MDNRRKLFLLIILIFINIFLLHKYITSSLRKTNQSDVDLPSAENIVAKKNSIYFHETSSRGQLTVRQACCIESCARTNRKFQTNVIFSSRFESDFGINKLLSQIGNIKFFTVDIANYVKGTPIENFDTSILQKSKWPMHVTSDALRFLTLYKLGGIYLDLDVMVIRPLEFLGRNWAAIEDAIQVGSSAIAFATDTVGRYVAEQAIINFVDEFNLTDYVNNGPGVITRVLNELCETDLPEPGSCLGFKIYPRGTFSPIPYHRAAKYFQAFVISELKSRNIFGYHMFNYVSKNIRIEEHSFYANLAKEYCPTIYNEFSHEFSYHKL from the exons ATGGATAACAGAAGAAAGTTATTTCTAttgataatacttatttttattaatatatttttattgcacaaatatataacaagTAGTCTCCGAAAGACTAATCAGTCTGATGTAGACTTACCTTCAGCAGAAAACATAGTTGCGAAAAAAAACTCCATATATTTTCACGAAACATCATCGAGGGGACAGTTAACAGTGCGTCAAGCTTGTTGCATAGAATCTTGCGCAAGAACGAATCGAAAGTTTCAAAccaatgttatattttcatcGAGATTCGAATCTGATTTTGggattaataaattgttaagtCAGATAGGAAATATCAAATTCTTTACAGTTGACATTGCTAATTACGTAAAAGGAACACCTATAGAAAATTTTGATACAAGTATTCTTCAGAAATCTAAATGGCCGATGCATGTAACCTCAGATGCACTGAGGTTTCTAACTTTGTATAAATTGGGAGGGATATATTTAGATTTGGATGTAATGGTGATCAGACCTTTAGAGTTTCTTGGGAGAAATTGGGCCGCAATCGAAGATGCAATTCAAGTCGGCTCAAGTGCTATAGCTTTTGCAACTGACACTGTAGGAAGATATGTTGCGGAACAAGCGATTAT AAATTTTGTTGATGAATTTAATCTAActgattatgtaaataatggcCCAGGAGTAATCACCAGAGTTCTGAACGAGCTATGCGAGACAGATCTTCCAGAACCTGGTTCATGTCTAG GCTTCAAAATTTACCCCCGAGGTACGTTTTCACCAATACCATATCACAGAGCTGCAAAATATTTCCAAGCATTCGTCATAAGCGAGCTCAAATCACGAAACATATTTGGATACCACATGTTTAATTATGTATCTAAGAATATCAGAATTGAAGAACACTCTTTTTATGCTAATTTGGCTAAGGAATATTGCCCGACGATTTATAACGAATTTAGTCATGAGTTCTCATATCATAAATTGTAG
- the LOC128673705 gene encoding alpha-1,4-N-acetylglucosaminyltransferase-like isoform X3, whose product MYFYDKMFILFIIFIFINLFLFTLLLFTKRVTKRLPRLQSTDNNIVENESAIYFNKISSGEQTTNSIGVILTREQSTNSIHFDKSSSIRQSMKSTHYPDIISRRKFANSIYFHETSTRGQLTVRQACCIESCARMNPKLEINVIFSLQFDPDYEIHKLLSQIGNIIFLSVNISSYVKGTPMEDFDTSILQKSEWPMHVTSDALRYLTLYKRGGIYLDLDVMSIKPLEVLGVNWAAMEDNYFVNSAAMAFAKDYVGRHVAKKAVRNFVEAFNVSDFSNNGPGVITRVLIELCGSYLTQRNCQGMICVPTD is encoded by the exons atgtatttttatgacaaaatgtttatcctttttataatttttatttttatcaatttatttttatttacattactatTATTCACCAAACGTGTAACAAAAAGGCTCCCAAGGTTACAATCGACAGACAACAATATAGTTGAAAACGAAAGCgccatatattttaacaaaatatcttCGGGAGAACAAACTACAAACTCCATTGGCGTAATATTAACAAGAGAACAATCAACAAACTCGatacattttgataaatcatcatcaataaGACAATCAATGAAATCCACACATTATCCCGatataatttcaagaagaaaATTTGCAAATTCCATATATTTTCACGAAACATCAACAAGGGGACAGTTAACAGTTCGCCAGGCTTGTTGCATAGAATCCTGCGCAAGAATGAATccaaaattagaaataaacgTGATATTTTCGTTACAATTCGATCCTGATTACGAAATCCATAAACTTTTAAGTCAGattggaaatattatattcttgaGTGTTAATATTTCTAGTTACGTGAAAGGGACTCCAATGGAAGATTTTGACACGAGTATTCTACAGAAATCCGAATGGCCAATGCACGTAACGTCTGATGCATTGAGATATCTAACTTTGTATAAACGCGGAGggatttatttagatttgGATGTGATGTCGATCAAGCCATTGGAAGTTCTTGGTGTGAATTGGGCTGCGATGgaagataattattttgttaattcgGCGGCAATGGCATTTGCAAAAGATTATGTAGGAAGACACGTGGCAAAGAAAGCTGTAAG GAATTTTGTTGAGGCGTTTAATGTGAGcgatttttctaataatggTCCAGGAGTGATTACCAGGGTGCTTATAGAGCTATGTGGGAGTTATCTCACACAACGTAACTGTCAAG GTATGATATGTGTGCCAACGGACTGA
- the LOC128673705 gene encoding alpha-1,4-N-acetylglucosaminyltransferase-like isoform X1 — protein sequence MYFYDKMFILFIIFIFINLFLFTLLLFTKRVTKRLPRLQSTDNNIVENESAIYFNKISSGEQTTNSIGVILTREQSTNSIHFDKSSSIRQSMKSTHYPDIISRRKFANSIYFHETSTRGQLTVRQACCIESCARMNPKLEINVIFSLQFDPDYEIHKLLSQIGNIIFLSVNISSYVKGTPMEDFDTSILQKSEWPMHVTSDALRYLTLYKRGGIYLDLDVMSIKPLEVLGVNWAAMEDNYFVNSAAMAFAKDYVGRHVAKKAVRNFVEAFNVSDFSNNGPGVITRVLIELCGSYLTQRNCQGFDIYPKESFYTIPYYRAKEYFKAYALTHLETDQIYGYHMFNYATNDIKIEDNSFYANLAKEFCPTIYKKYIDEFSYVPNSSEVGGAT from the exons atgtatttttatgacaaaatgtttatcctttttataatttttatttttatcaatttatttttatttacattactatTATTCACCAAACGTGTAACAAAAAGGCTCCCAAGGTTACAATCGACAGACAACAATATAGTTGAAAACGAAAGCgccatatattttaacaaaatatcttCGGGAGAACAAACTACAAACTCCATTGGCGTAATATTAACAAGAGAACAATCAACAAACTCGatacattttgataaatcatcatcaataaGACAATCAATGAAATCCACACATTATCCCGatataatttcaagaagaaaATTTGCAAATTCCATATATTTTCACGAAACATCAACAAGGGGACAGTTAACAGTTCGCCAGGCTTGTTGCATAGAATCCTGCGCAAGAATGAATccaaaattagaaataaacgTGATATTTTCGTTACAATTCGATCCTGATTACGAAATCCATAAACTTTTAAGTCAGattggaaatattatattcttgaGTGTTAATATTTCTAGTTACGTGAAAGGGACTCCAATGGAAGATTTTGACACGAGTATTCTACAGAAATCCGAATGGCCAATGCACGTAACGTCTGATGCATTGAGATATCTAACTTTGTATAAACGCGGAGggatttatttagatttgGATGTGATGTCGATCAAGCCATTGGAAGTTCTTGGTGTGAATTGGGCTGCGATGgaagataattattttgttaattcgGCGGCAATGGCATTTGCAAAAGATTATGTAGGAAGACACGTGGCAAAGAAAGCTGTAAG GAATTTTGTTGAGGCGTTTAATGTGAGcgatttttctaataatggTCCAGGAGTGATTACCAGGGTGCTTATAGAGCTATGTGGGAGTTATCTCACACAACGTAACTGTCAAG GCTTTGATATCTACCCAAAGGAAAGCTTTTATACAATACCATATTACAGAGCCAAAGAATATTTCAAAGCGTATGCATTGACACATTTAGAAACAGACCAAATATATGGATATCATATGTTTAATTACGCAACGAATGATATTAAGATTGAAGATAACTCGTTTTATGCCAATTTGGCTAAGGAGTTTTGCCCAACgatctataaaaaatacatcgaCGAGTTCTCATATGTCCCTAACTCGTCTGAGGTTGGAGGCGCGACGTAA